Below is a genomic region from Phacochoerus africanus isolate WHEZ1 chromosome X, ROS_Pafr_v1, whole genome shotgun sequence.
TGCCCTCGGTCTCCTCTCAACCTTCAGTTCCCTCAGCCCGaaccccccccctccaccctcccgcCCGCCCTTTGGGGACAGTGCAAGGCAGTGGTGCAGGACCAGGACCAACCCCGGCCCAGGAACGGGGAGGCCACTCTGCTTTGAGTGGCGTTGAGCTGGTCCACGAGGTGCTGCTCGCTGGATTTGGAGGCGGCCTGCCATTGATGGCCCTTTTGGTGGCGTCCATCCCCTGCTCCCCACCGGGAGTTGACTCACTAGACAACTATTCTCTCTGATGGCTGGGGGAGGTGGAACACGCCGGCAGGGGTTCCAAAGACGAGTTGCCCTCTCCAGTTCTCAGagccccacccccctgcccccagccactTGAGGAGGCCGAGATCCAGAAGCGCCTTGGGTGGGGCCCGAGCCCGGAGGGGTTGCCATGGTGATGGGGTGCAGGGTGCCCGCCCTAACCACTTCCCCTGTGGTGAGCTTGGCGGCCACCAGCCTGCAGCCCAGTGACCCGTTAGGTGGCGGGGTGGCGAGGAGGGCGGGCAGCGGCTGAGCAGGCTCTGCTGAGGCAGCGAGACTCAGGGACCCCACCCATGACCTCTGCCACCCGGGCTCCCAAGCTGAGCCCTGAGCGCCCAGCCTAGGCTCACTGGCTCCGCCCACCCCCCTGGGCTGGGTGAGGGGGCCCCTGGAATGTGTCCTGCCCGTCATTCCTGGCTGGCAGGCCACCCCTGCAGGGCCCCAGTGAGTCAGGGCCATGCAGCCCAACCACTGGCTCCTTGgggctcccagcccctcccctgcaccAGGCCTGCTGCCCAACTCCCGCTGGCCTCCCCgctgtggaggaggggagggcgcGAAGgaagtgggggcggggtggggctcACACCCTCCACCCAAAGGGGCCTTGCCCAACGCCTCCACTTCCCCAGCCTCATGCCACCCACCCGCCCACCCTGGGGTAGCAGTTCTGTTTCCCAACTGCCCCACCCgcctgccttcctcttcctcgGGGCCAGCTCAGGGCTCTGGCCCCGAGGTTCTGGGGCCCAGCTGCTCCTCTTGCGCCTCCCCTGGTGACCCCGGGAGATGGACAGCGGGCCCCCGCTTGGGCAGCTGCGAAGTACGCAACCCGCGCGCTGTCCAGAGCTGCCTTTGAGGAGGGGGagcctccccaggcctcccctggCCCTGTCTGCAGCCCGGCATTGTCCCTGTCCTTCCTCTGGCTCCCCAGAGCCCCGGGGCCTCTGGCAGCACCCACTCATTGTGCCGCATTGTCACTATGTGGACACAAGGATGTGTTCCCTTCAAAGGAACCTGCGCAGAGaggctctgcccccccccccccccgagactCCCCCTCCCGCCCGGGCTGCTGGGCCTGCGGGTGTGCTGCCCACCAGCCCACGTGTCCATGTCTGTGTGCGCCCGTCGGCCGGCCTGCCCAGCTCTGCCGCTCCCTCCCCATGCAGACAGCAAGGCCATCGTGGACGGGAACCTCAAGCTGATCCTGGGCCTCATCTGGACGCTGATCCTGCACTACTCCATCTCCATGCCCATGTGGGatgaggaggaggacgaggaggccAAGAAACAGACCCCCAAGCAGAGGCTCCTGGGCTGGATCCAGAACAAGCTGCCGCAGCTGCCCATCACCAACTTCAGCCGGGACTGGCAGAGCGGCAGGGCCCTGGGCGCCCTTGTCGACAGCTGTGCTCCGGGTgcgcgggggctggggggctgcctgtggggcggggcgggggggggggaggcggggttGGCCCGCAGGGAGGTCCCGCGTGCCCGCAGACTCACGGCCTTTCTCACACCGCAGGCCTGTGTCCCGACTGGGACTCTTGGGACGCTAGCAAGCCGGTGAACAACGCGCGGGAAGCCATGCAGCAGGCCGACGACTGGCTGGGCATCCCTCAGGTACCGCGGGCCGCCTGGGGCCGAGGTGCTGTGTCCCTGGATCCTGGGACTTGCAGGCCAAACGGCTTCTTTTTCCACTCGTGACAGGTGATCACCCCTGAGGAGATCGTGGACCCCAATGTGGACGAGCACTCCGTGATGACCTACCTGTCGCAGTTCCCCAAGGCCAAGCTGAAACCAGGGGCTCCCCTGCGGCCCAAGCTAAATCCGAAGAAGGCCCGAGCCTACGGGCCAGGTGAGGGGGCCCGCCAGGGTGCTCCTGCTCGAAGACCTCCCCCGGGGGGCGGTCCTCTCTCTCGAGGTCTCGCGGCGGCTAGTGTGTCACACGCCCCCATGGGTCAGACGGGAGGGGGTCAGGACCGGTGGGAACCGGCCACCGGCCGAGACATTCCCCACGGTCCATCCGCCTGCAGCGGAGCGTGTTCCAGGAGGCAGGAGCACAGGCCCAGGCAAACTCAAGGGAGCATTCTAGAAAACAGGCCCAGGCCTGCCCCACGGCAGGCGTGCGGCGGGGGCTGAAGGCCAGGCTCTGTGCCCGGTTCCCTGGGCGCCCGCCCAGCGGGCTTGGGCAGGCTGGCGGGGGGCAGCGGCCCTAACCGgcagccccttcctccctggCCCCGGGCAGGCATCGAGCCGACGGGCAACATGGTGAAGAAGCGGGCTGAGTTCACTGTGGAGACCAGAAGCGCCGGCCAGGGAGAGGTGCTGGTGTATGTGGAGGACCCAGCCGGGCACCAGGAGGAGGTAGGACCGCCGCCAAGCAGGGTGGTGGATGCCGCGCCTCCGCCGGGAGGGGCCGCTCTGACCAGAGGCTCATGGGCTCCTTCCCACCCTAGGCGAAGGTGACTGCCAATAACGACAAGAACCGCACCTTCTCTGTCTGGTATGTCCCCGAGGTGACGGGGACTCACAAGGTGAGCCCTCGGCCCGAGGGGAGGCTGGTGGCGAGGGCATTCGCTGGAGGGCCCCGACCCTGCCCTCACAGCCCGCCCCTCCTGGGAACAGGTCACCGTGCTCTTTGCCGGCCAGCACATCGCCAAGAGCCCCTTCGAGGTGTATGTGGACAAGTCCCAGGGCGACGCCAGCAAAGTGACGGCCCAGGGCCCCGGCCTGGAGCCCAGCGGCAACATCGCCAACAAGACCACCTACTTCGAGATTTTCACGGcaggtgaggggggtggggggtgccaaGAGCGGCAGCCCTGGGGGAAGggctgccagggcctgggagcaGCCTGGGGGCTCTGGGAGCTGAGACGGTGCCTCGTGGCAGGAGCCGGCTCGGGCGAAGTGGAGGTCGTGATCCAGGACCCCGCGGGACAGAAGGGTACCGTGGAGCCTCAGCTGGAGGCCCGGGGCGACAGCACGTACcgctgcagctaccagcccacCATGGAGGGCGTGCACACGGTGCACGTCACCTTCGCCGGCGTGCCCATCCCGCGCAGCCCCTACACTGTCGCTGTTGGCCAAGGTAGGCCAGTCCCGGCAGCCTCCGTGGGGCACGGCTGCGGCCCTGCAGCTGCGGGAGGGGAGGCGGCCCCCGCCCCGTCCCCTGGGGCTGTCTGTGCCTCCGCTGTCTGGGGAAGCTCTTTCTTCCCCTGCGggggcctcctcctccttctctcgcctctccatctctctctctccacgcTTTCATCTTCGGAAGAGCTCGCTCCAGCTGTCTAGAAACCCGCTGCTCTCTGCTCTGCCCACAGGGTCCACGGTACTTGGATCTGTCTTGCTCTGGGTGCTGGGAGGGGCGGGccgggtgggggccgggggcgggggcggacgGAGCAGGTGGGAGGAGGCCTGCCATGTCCAGCCTGGACCGCAGGTCCCAGGGTCACGGTCCCTTCCAGATCTTCCTCACACATCCCTCGCCCTCTTGTGCGGCCCGACGGCCTGGCCCGGCCCCgcgggaggcaggggaggggtggcCAGGCCCCAGCTCCCAGGAGCTCAGCCAGCCCTCTGTTCACAGCCTGTAACCCAGGCGCCTGCCGCGCCGTCGGCCGGGGCCTGCAACCCAAAGGTGTGCGCGTGAAAGAGGTTGCCGACTTCAAGGTGTACACGAAAGGCGCGGGCAGCGGGGAGCTGAAGGTCGTCGTGAAGGGTCCCAGTAAGTTGGCCTGCAGCCGGGGTGGGCGCTGCCGGCCTCGGGCCGCGGCTGGGCGGCAGCCTGAGGCCCTCCCTTGTCCTTGGCAGAGGGCGAAGAACGCGTGAAACAGAAGGACCTGGGGGATGGCGTCTACGGCTTCGAGTATTACCCCACGGTCCCCGGCACCTACACCGTCACCATCACGTGGGGCGGCCAGAACATCGGGCGCAGGTGAGGCCTGGGCCGGGCGCCCCTCCCCCCCTGCCGGGCTCGCCGTGGGCGCTGGGCACTCCCCTGCGTGGCTCTCTCCTTGCAGCCCCTTTGAGGTGAAGGTGGGCACCGAGTGTGGCAATCAGAAGGTGCGGGCCTGGGGCCCCGGGCTGGAGGGTGGCGTCGTTGGCAAGTCGGCCGACTTCGTGGTGGAGGCCATCGGGGACGATGTCGGCACCCTGGGTGAGTTGGCAGCTGGGGGCAGAGCGTGGCGAGGGCCGCCCCGCCGAGGCTCCAGGGTGCTGACGGAGCTGGCGGCTGTCGGCAGGCTTCTCGGTGGAGGGCCCGTCGCAGGCCAAGATCGAGTGTGACGACAAGGGCGACGGCTCCTGTGACGTGCGCTACTGGCCGCAGGAGGCCGGCGAGTACGCGGTGCACGTGCTGTGCAACAGCGAGGACATCCGCCTCAGCCCCTTCATGGCCGACATCCGCGAGGCGCCCCCCGACTTCCATCCCGACAGGGTAGGGGGTGTGTGCCGCCGGCCGGGAGGCTGGGCTGGTGCTCCGGATGGCTGGCAGGGCTCCTGCCGCGCCGTCTCTGGCATTGACACCTGGCCCCTGAGCCTTGCGTGGTCTCCTGTCAGGTGAAGGCACGCGGGCCCGGCTTGGAGAAGACGGGCGTGGCCGTCAACAAGCCCGCTGAGTTCACGGTGGACGCCAAGCACGGCGGGAAGGCTCCTCTCAGGGTCCAAGTCCAGGTGGGGGGCCCGCCTGCCCGCGGAGGGGGCCCAGGCGGGCAGGGGCCTGGACCCAGGCACTGACCAGGAGGCCCCCTGCTCCGGCCCACTTTGCAGGACAACGAGGGCTGCCCCGTGGAGGCCTCGGTCAAGGACAACGGCAACGGCACTTACAGCTGCTCCTATGTGCCCCGGAAGCCAGTGAAGCACACGGCCATGGTGTCCTGGGGAGGCGTCAGCATCCCCAACAGCCCCTTCCGGGTGAGCCTGCCCCCCGCAGGCCTGACAGGCCTTTAGCCCCCTTCCCTGGGGCGCCAGATTCGTTTTTCCATAGCTCTAGCTGCTAAAACTCGAACAGCACGCAGCTCACCCTTCGGTGTGTGCAGTTGGAGGGGGTTGAGTCAGGTCAGAGCTGTGCAGTCATCAGCACAACCGAGCGAGCAAAGCTTGGGACGTTTGCACCAGCCCCCAGAGGAGCTCCTCTCCCCTCAGGAGCCCCGCCCGCAGCCCTCGGCAGCCCCCGCTCTGCTCTGCGGCCCGGCGGGCCGACCTCTTGTGGACATGAACTGGAGGTGGACTCGTCCGCCCTGGGGTCTTTGGGATCTGGCCGCTTTCACCCAGCGGTGCGTTTTCATCACGGCTCGTCCACACTGCGGCCCGGGCCAGTGCTCCCCGCCTTTTCACGGCTGGACGTTCCGTTATTTATCcagtcgtctgttgatggacctttggggGTTTTTGTGCCTTTCGGCTGTCGCGTACACTGCCGCTCTGAACATTCCAGTGCAGAGATCTCATCTCCCTGGGTGGACAGATACCGGCCTAGGCGTGGAATCGCAGCGCCGTCCGGTCACTTTGTGGTTCATTGTTTGAAGAACCGCCAGAGGACTTCCCAAAGTGGCCCTTGCACCATTCTGGGTGCCTGCCAGTGGTGggccgaccccccccccccccgcctctccTCCAGGCCGGTCACGCCCCGCACTCGCCCCTGTGCCCCGCAGGTGAACGTGGGAGCTGGCAGCCATCCAAACAAGGTCAAGGTGTACGGCCCGGGCGTGGCCAAGACGGGGCTCAAGGCTCACGAGCCCACATACTTCACTGTGGACTGCACAGAGGCCGGCCAGGGTAAGTCGCTGCCTCGAGAGTGGGTGGGCGAGGCGGCGAGGCGTCCGCATGGGGTCCCAGCCTCCATGCCTTCTGCCACCACAGGTGATGTCAGCATCGGCATCAAGTGTGCCCCTGGCGTGGTGGGCCCCACCGAGGCTGACATCGACTTCGACATCATCCGCAACGACAATGACACCTTCACAGTCAAGTACACACCCCGgggggctggcagctacaccatCATGGTCCTCTTTGCTGACCAGGTGGGTGCTACTGCTCCCGGCCCCTCACGCTGCTGGGGATTGGGTGCTGCTCTCTTCTCAGCCCTTCTCTTCCCGCCCCCTGCAGGCCACACCCACCAGCCCCATCCGGGTCAAGGTGGAGCCCTCCCACGATGCCAGCAAAGTGAAGGCCGAGGGCCCTGGCCTCAGTCGCACGGGTGAGCACAGGTCCCCcgtgggggtcgggggagggcaTGGGGCCACGTGACCCTACAGCGTCGCCGTGTCTCATCAGGTGTCGAGCTCGGCAAACCCACCCACTTCACGGTCAACGCCAAAGCTGCCGGCAAAGGCAGGCTGGATGTCCAGTTTTCGGGGCCGGCCAAGGGGGACGCGGTGCGCGACGTGGATGTCATCGACCACCACGACAACACTTACACCGTCAAGTACACGCCTTTGCAGCAGGTAGCTGCCTGGCCCCCGCGCGTGGGGGCTTCCCACCCACTCGCGTTTCCCCCAGGGGAGAGAGCGGCCCCGGAACCACAGGGGGCAGCGGGGCATCCACCACCCCTAGCCCCAACGCCATGCCCAAGGTGGGAAGCAGCGGGCCAGGGACACCAAGGTCATGACCCGTGACCCTGCCCTTCTGTACTCCTCCCAGGGCCCAGTGGGCATCAATGTCACTTATGGCGGGGACCCTATCCCCAAGAGCCCTTTTTCAGTGGGGGTGTCTCCAAGCCTGGACCTGAGCAAGATCAAGGTGTCCGGCCTGGGAGAGAGTAAGTAGCTGGCCGGGGCCTCGTCACCGTCCCCGAGAGTGCGGCAGGGCTGCCTGGGCCGCTGTCACAGTTCTCGCCTTCCTTTCCTCATCTCCACAGAGGTGGATGTTGGCAAAGACCAGGAGTTCACGGTCAAGTCGAAGGGTGCAGGCGGCCAGGGCAAAGTGGTGTCCAAGATTGTGGGCCCCTCAGGGGCAGTGGTGCCCTGCAAGGTGGAGCCGGGCCTGGGGGCTGACAACAGCGTGGTGCGCTTTGTGCCCCGCGAGGAGGGGCCCTACGAGGTCGAGGTGACCTATGACGGTGTGCCTGTGCCCGGCAGCCCCTTTCCCCTGGAAGCCGTGCCCCCCACCAAGCCGAGCAAGGTAACTGGGGTGTGGGGCGGCCCCCCTTCTCCAGACTCGCCCTCACCCTTTCTCCTCTTTGTGCCCTGtctgctgggggagggaggcccgCAGTGGTGGCAGATGGCAGGTCGGGCGGAGGGCTtccgggccggggccggggccggggccggggccagggAGGTAGCGTGGCTTCGGCGCCTGACCTGCCCCTCTGCCTGCAGGTGAAAGCCTTTGGGCCAGGGCTGCAGGGGGGCAGCGCAGGCTCCCCTGCCCGCTTCACCATCGACACCAAGGGTGCCGGCGTGGGCGGCCTGGGCCTGACGGTCGAGGGCCCCTGCGAGGCCCAGCTCGAGTGCCTGGACAACGGGGACGGCACGTGCTCTGTGTCCTACGTGCCCACCGAGCCCGGGGACTACAACATCAACATCCTCTTCGCTGACACTCACATCCCCGGCTCCCCGTTCAAGGCCCACGTGGTTCCCTGCTTTGATGCATCCAAGGTCAAGTGCTCAGGCCCCGGGCTGGAGCGGGCTACGGCCGGCGAGGCAGGCCAGTTCCACGTGGACTGCTCGAGCGCAGGCAGCGCCGAGCTGACCATCGAGATCCGCTCCGAGGCGGGGCTGCCCGCCGAGGTGCACATCCAGGATCACGGCGACGGCACGCACACCATCACCTACATCCCGCTTTGCCCCGGGGCCTACACGGTCACCATCAAGTACGGTGGCCAGCCTGTGCCCAACTTCCCCAGCAAGCTGCAGGTGGAGCCCGCGGTGGACACCTCGGGCGTCCAGTGCTATGGGCCTGGGGTCGAGGGCCAAGGTGAGAGGCGCACGGCGCGACCCGGGCGTGGGGGCGGCCAGGGCGCTGGAGCCCACACCTCCTCTCCACACCTCCCTTGCAGGCGTCTTCCGAGAAGCCACCACGGAGTTCAGCGTGGATGCCCGGGCCCTGACGCAGACCGGAGGGCCGCACGTTAAGGCCCGCGTGGCCAACCCCTCCGGCAACCTGACCGAGACCTACGTGCAGGACCGCGGCGACGGCACCTACAAAGTGGAGTACACGCCCTACGAGGAgggtgcgtgcgtgcgtgcgtgcgtgcgtgcgagCGGGGTGGCCCGGGGGCCGGGGAGCCTGGGCTCTTCCTTACACCGCCTCTGCCCTCCCGCAGGGCTGCACTCCGTGGACGTGACCTACGACGGCAGCCCCGTGCCCAGCAGCCCCTTCCAGGTACCCGTGACGGAGGGCTGTGACCCGACCCGAGTGCGCGTGCACGGGCCAGGCCTGCAGAGCGGCACCACCAACAAGCCCAACAAGTTCACTGTGGAGACCAGGTGAGCAAGAGCCccggaggcaggggctggggtggcccTGGCCCGCCAGGTTGTGACGAGCTGTCTGCTTGGACAGGGGAGCTGGCACggggggcctgggcctggccgTGGAGGGCCCCTCGGAGGCCAAGATGTCCTGCATGGACAATAAGGACGGCAGCTGCTCGGTCGAGTACATCCCCTACGAGGCCGGCACCTACAGTCTCAACGTCACCTATGGTGGCCACCAAGTCCCAGGTGAGGACGCGGGTTGGCTGGGCCTGGGCGGGCACCACCTGCCCGCCCTGCACTCTGTCTCACACGGCTGCTGCCACCCCTCTTGCCCCCCCGCCAGGCAGTCCTTTCAAGGTCCCTGTGCATGATGTGACAGATGCGTCCAAGGTCAAGTGCTCGGGGCCGGGCCTGAGCCCAGGCATGGTCCGCGCCAACCTCCCTCAGTCCTTCCAGGTGGACACGAGCAAGGCTGGCGTGGCCCCCCTGCAGGTCAAAGTGCAGGGGCCCAAAGGTGAGCCTCCCCGCGCCTGGGAATAGGAGTCAGGTCGGGAGGGCGCGGGCCTGGGCCCGTGATGGAGGGGGGAGCCTCAGGTGACGTCAGAGccagggcccaggggcaggggacCAAAACGGGGTAGAACAGGCAGCCCCTGGCCACGGAGCGGGAGtggcaggagggagggacagaggccGAGGGTCCAAGATGGTATCCAGATTCGTGCCTGgtgtccggggggggggggcggggcgctcAGGGCCGTCCCTGGGGACCAGTGGGGAAGGCAAGGCAAGCTCTAGGCCGGGGCTAGGGGCTGGGTGCGAGGCCCGGACTCGGCTTTCTGGTGTGCTGGGACTGAGGGCCTGGGGCACTGGCTGAGGCGCTGTCTCTGGGCCTGGGCCCAGGCCTGGTGGAGCCAGTGGATGTGGTGGACAATGCCGATGGCACCCAGACCGTCAACTATGTGCCCAGCCGCGAGGGGCCCTACAGCATCTCGGTGTTATATGGGGAGGAAGAGGTGCCCCGAAGGTAAGAGCCGGGGCCCTCcgcccggggggcgggggcaagaGCCTTCCAGACCACTCACCGCACCCTGCCCGACAGCCCCTTCAAGGTCAAGGTGCTGCCCACGCATGACGCCAGCAAGGTAAAGGCCAGCGGCCCCGGGCTCAACACCACCGGCGTGCCCGCCAGCCTGCCTGTGGAGTTCACCATCGATGCAAAGGACGCGGGCGAGGGCCTGCTGGCCGTCCAGATCACGGTGAGCTGGCCCCCCCGGGCGGCAAAGGGCCCGGGCTGGAGCCACCGGCGTGCGGTGTGGGGCCCGCAGCCCGGGGCAGATCGGCCGGTTCGGGTCTCTTCTACCTCGGGAGCTGTGCCGGCAAGAGCAGGTCCCCTGCCCCTAGGGTGGCGGTGACAGGCGCAGGCTGCCCCACGCACACGCGTGCTTGCTTCCGGCCGAGCTCGGTACCAAAGCCCGTCGTGTCTCGCCTGGCCCACCCGCAACATGGTCTCAGGCCAGGCGGAGGCCGGGACCCCGAGCGAGACCTTGCGGGGCGCgcctcccagggctgggccaggccctgggccagcgGGTGGGAGCTGTGAGGTGCTCGTGGGGACAACGGCAGGATGGGGGCTGAGCTCCTTGGCCCTGCCTATTCTCAAACGGGGTTTGGGGGGCACTGGGTCTCCTCCGGGGCCTCGCCCACTGGGAGGCAGAGGACAGTGCTGAGCGCAGGCAGCCGTCTGGGGCTGTGGTGGTTGACCGGCTCGGAGGCTGTCCCTGCAGCAGTGGCGCTGGATGCTTGGTCCCTGggccaacacccccccccaccccgtgctctGCCCCGCAGGACCCCGAGGGCAAGCCCAAGAAGACGCACATCCAGGACAACCACGACGGCACGTACACGGTGGCCTACGTGCCGGACGTGACGGGCCGCTACACCATCCTCATCAAGTATGGTGGTGACGAGATCCCCTTCTCCCCGTACCGCGTCCGGGCCGTGCCCACTGGGGACGCCAGCAAGTGCACCGTCACAGGTGAGCCAGCCCGCCGGCGGCCGCGGCGCTCAGCACGGGGCTTGGGTGTGCCTGTGTGCAAGGGCCCGCTGCTTGGGGCGGCGTGTGGGAGTGGGGGCCGCCCCCCTGAGTGACTCACCTGACCTTTCTCCTTGCTCTCTGCCCTCTCACCTCAGTGTCAATCGGAGGTCACGGGCTAGGTAAGCTGCTTGCTGGGGCCACTCCCAATGCCCCTCCTGCCCAGAGGGcagcttcttttcctcttccgTGCTAATTCCCAGGACAgttccagctgcagctcttggcagGGACAGAGGGGGGGGACTGGAGGGCGAGGGCCCAGGGAGGCCTCCGGAGCTGCGTGTGGGCGCTCCGGCCctccccctctctgggcctccgtttccccgTCTGAGCAGTCGGGTTGCAGCTGAGAGCTTTGGGGTGAGGTGCATCCTGAGAGGCACCCCACGGGGGGCTCTGGGGTCTGGGGATCTCGGCACCCCGGGAAGTCCTGGGGGCGGGCAGCAGGCCCTTTGCTTTGCACTCCCTCCTTCCGCGTCAAGGGCTCTTGCATGGGGTCTCCCCCAAGCAGCGGGGAGTCCCCGGCCCTGGCCGGATCCAcagacccccccctccccacctcccaggggcCTCTGCGTCCCGGGCCGGGGCGTTGCGGATTGCATGAGTGGGTGGGGCTGGCTGGTAGTGCCGTAGCACCAGCGTGGACTGCTTGGGCGGCCAGCATGGCGGGGCCCGGCCCAGCCTCAGAGCCCCAAAGTGCACTCGGTGGCCCGCCCGCTCTCCccgcctcctctccttccctccccctccccattcccccagCAGTGACGTTATTCAGATGGTCCCCAACCAGGCACGGAGGTTCTCCTGCATGGGAGGGCAGGCCGGCCCCGGGCAGGGACACTGACGAGAGGCACCCGCTACAGGGAGCCTCTCAAGGCCCTCAGCCTGGCGTATGGCTGAGGCAGCCAGGAAGAAAGTTCGAGGGGGGGGCTGCTGGGGCTCCAGGGCAGGGGCGCGATGACTTGGTACACCAGCAGGCCTCAGGAGCTGAGATGAGATGACAGGCGTGTGGGCCTCGGGCGGGGGCGCGGGCAGGGCCTCGGGGACCCGGCGGCAGGGTCAAGACTGGGCTGAGGGCGTGGTCAGCCCCTGACCCGCCAATGTGTGCAGAGCGGAGGCAGAGAGCCCGGTTGGGGAGCTGAAGTCACTTTTGGGCCAGTCGGAGGGGTGGCTtgggcttggggggggggtcaaattGGGGGGCGTACCTCGAGGCtgtagcagctcagatctgctgagGGGCCGGGTGCTGGGCAGGGGAAGCGGGGAGTCGGGGCCCCAGCCACTAGCTAGACGGTGAGTCCAGGTTCCAAGCCGGGGGGCGGGGCGCAGGTGCGGCTGTGTGGGAGGTGAGGCCTCCCAGGGCAGGGCGGCAGCAGGGGACCTGGCCAAGCAGGAGCCCTGGGCGCATGGGGGAGCTCAGTGGCAGGCAGGCTGGCTGGGGGCCCCCTTGAACTCAGCGCTTAACCTGGTTGGGTGCTCCCAGCTGCTTCCCTGGCAGGGCCCGGGCTACGGAAAGCACTCTCGCTGCCAGGCCTCACAgcccacagccccccacccccgagcctcCACGGCTGAGCCCAGATCATAACGtcactgtcccccccccccaccttcctcgGGCACTCTGGGGCCCTGGAGGCTGCTCAGCTGCTCTGCTCCCGCCACCTAGCAGCCGCAGCTCTGGCCGGGGcctcctgtccccctcccccggTGCCGCCCCTGCCTGCTGCGCTGTGCTGCCTGGGTGCTAACCCCGCTGCCTACCTGCTTCCCGctcccagctgcctgcctgcgcCGGGCCAGGCCCGGCCGGCCCTCTCTGCAAGCCTCCGGTTGAGCGAGCCTTCTCAGTTGTCAGGAAACTCCAGTCTCGCCTCAGGCCGGGGGGGGCGGGAGGCGAGTGTCACGTTCCCCCCACGCTGCAGCAGGACTCTGCCTCACCGCGTCTGCACACAGCActgggggccggggccgggccgcAGGGGCGAAGGCGGCGTGGGCCCAGCCAGAGGCTGGCGTCGGGCAGCGTGGTCCACGGCGCCGGCCGAGGCCGAGGTGTCTGGGGAGGCGGCGGCCCATGCCTGTGCCCCGATGGCCACAGCAGCCTCGTGGGCT
It encodes:
- the FLNA gene encoding filamin-A isoform X2, with amino-acid sequence MSSSHSRAGQSAAGAAPGTGADTRDAEMPATEKDLAEDAPWKKIQQNTFTRWCNEHLKCVSKRIANLQTDLSDGLRLIALLEVLSQKKMHRKHNQRPTFRQMQLENVSVALEFLDRESIKLVSIDSKAIVDGNLKLILGLIWTLILHYSISMPMWDEEEDEEAKKQTPKQRLLGWIQNKLPQLPITNFSRDWQSGRALGALVDSCAPGLCPDWDSWDASKPVNNAREAMQQADDWLGIPQVITPEEIVDPNVDEHSVMTYLSQFPKAKLKPGAPLRPKLNPKKARAYGPGIEPTGNMVKKRAEFTVETRSAGQGEVLVYVEDPAGHQEEAKVTANNDKNRTFSVWYVPEVTGTHKVTVLFAGQHIAKSPFEVYVDKSQGDASKVTAQGPGLEPSGNIANKTTYFEIFTAGAGSGEVEVVIQDPAGQKGTVEPQLEARGDSTYRCSYQPTMEGVHTVHVTFAGVPIPRSPYTVAVGQACNPGACRAVGRGLQPKGVRVKEVADFKVYTKGAGSGELKVVVKGPKGEERVKQKDLGDGVYGFEYYPTVPGTYTVTITWGGQNIGRSPFEVKVGTECGNQKVRAWGPGLEGGVVGKSADFVVEAIGDDVGTLGFSVEGPSQAKIECDDKGDGSCDVRYWPQEAGEYAVHVLCNSEDIRLSPFMADIREAPPDFHPDRVKARGPGLEKTGVAVNKPAEFTVDAKHGGKAPLRVQVQDNEGCPVEASVKDNGNGTYSCSYVPRKPVKHTAMVSWGGVSIPNSPFRVNVGAGSHPNKVKVYGPGVAKTGLKAHEPTYFTVDCTEAGQGDVSIGIKCAPGVVGPTEADIDFDIIRNDNDTFTVKYTPRGAGSYTIMVLFADQATPTSPIRVKVEPSHDASKVKAEGPGLSRTGVELGKPTHFTVNAKAAGKGRLDVQFSGPAKGDAVRDVDVIDHHDNTYTVKYTPLQQGPVGINVTYGGDPIPKSPFSVGVSPSLDLSKIKVSGLGEKVDVGKDQEFTVKSKGAGGQGKVVSKIVGPSGAVVPCKVEPGLGADNSVVRFVPREEGPYEVEVTYDGVPVPGSPFPLEAVPPTKPSKVKAFGPGLQGGSAGSPARFTIDTKGAGVGGLGLTVEGPCEAQLECLDNGDGTCSVSYVPTEPGDYNINILFADTHIPGSPFKAHVVPCFDASKVKCSGPGLERATAGEAGQFHVDCSSAGSAELTIEIRSEAGLPAEVHIQDHGDGTHTITYIPLCPGAYTVTIKYGGQPVPNFPSKLQVEPAVDTSGVQCYGPGVEGQGVFREATTEFSVDARALTQTGGPHVKARVANPSGNLTETYVQDRGDGTYKVEYTPYEEGLHSVDVTYDGSPVPSSPFQVPVTEGCDPTRVRVHGPGLQSGTTNKPNKFTVETRGAGTGGLGLAVEGPSEAKMSCMDNKDGSCSVEYIPYEAGTYSLNVTYGGHQVPGSPFKVPVHDVTDASKVKCSGPGLSPGMVRANLPQSFQVDTSKAGVAPLQVKVQGPKGLVEPVDVVDNADGTQTVNYVPSREGPYSISVLYGEEEVPRSPFKVKVLPTHDASKVKASGPGLNTTGVPASLPVEFTIDAKDAGEGLLAVQITDPEGKPKKTHIQDNHDGTYTVAYVPDVTGRYTILIKYGGDEIPFSPYRVRAVPTGDASKCTVTGAGIGPTIQIGEETVITVDTKAAGKGKVTCTVCTPDGSEVDVDVVENEDGTFDIFYTAPQPGKYVICVRFGGEHVPNSPFQVTALAGEQPSAQPPLRPQQLAPPYTYAQGGQQTWAPERPLVGVNGLDVTSLRPFDLVIPFTIKKGEITGEVRMPSGKVAQPAITDNKDGTVTVRYAPSEAGLHEMDIRYDNMHIPGSPLQFYVDYVNCGHVTAYGPGLSHGVVNKPAVFTVNTKDAGEGGLSLAIEGPSKAEISCTDNQDGTCSVSYLPVLPGDYSILVKYNEQHIPGSPFTARVTGDDSMRMSHLKVGSAADIPINISETDLSLLTATVVPPSGREEPCLLKRLRNGHVGISFVPKETGEHLVHVKKNGQHVVSSPIPVVISQSEIGDASRVRVSGRGLHEGHTFEPAEFIIDTRDAGYGGLSLSIEGPSKVDINTEDLEDGTCRVTYCPTEPGNYIINIKFADQHVPGSPFSVKVTGEGRVKESITRRQRAPSVANVGSHCDLSLKIPEISIQDMTAQVTSPSGKSHEAEIVEGENHTYCIRFVPAEMGMHTVSVKYKGQHVPGSPFQFTVGPLGEGGAHKVRAGGPGLERAEAGVPAEFSIWTREAGAGGLAIAVEGPSKAEISFEDRKDGSCGVAYVVQEPGDYEVSVKFNEEHIPDSPFVVPVASPSGDARRLTVSSLQESGLKVNQPASFAVSLNGAKGAIDAKVHSPSGALEECYVTEIDQDKYAVRFIPRENGVYLIDVKFNGTHIPGSPFKIRVGEPGHGGDPGLVSAYGAGLEGGVTGSPAEFIVNTSNAGAGALSVTIDGPSKVKMDCQECPEGYRVTYTPMAPGSYLISIKYGGPYHIGGSPFKARVTGHRLVSNHSLHETSSVFVDSLTKTASAPQHGAPGPGAADASKVLAKGLGLSKAYVGQKGSFTVDCSKAGNNMLLVGVHGPRTPCEEILVKHVGSRLYSVSYLLKDKGEYTLVVKWGDEHIPGSPYRVLVP